Proteins from one Vibrio coralliirubri genomic window:
- a CDS encoding LysR family transcriptional regulator codes for MSGKVNSNNKLDKRDLRRLELFCEIVEQGGINQAVASTGISQPVLSNQLIALEKSLELTLCQRGRRGFKLTHEGEQVYKYANQLKSTLTDFAYKLRGVQTELSGHVRIGCLDNTVTLPYNPLPKAIETFYQRSNSVEVSVDVGDFTQLNEKLAKNQIDMMIVVLGSHQKSAFQHKYPLFEEHSYLYARKDLAEKIMDKDFSLDGCRINMGGYAKDEMFRLLNIEQYDSVKPFDGWHVESGVILTLAGTHLSFLPSHLIDRGHYDQALIPLQPEKWSLKSQFYVVLKQPVDSLSPAARAFFDELHQPETSDSI; via the coding sequence GTGAGTGGCAAAGTGAATTCAAACAATAAGTTAGATAAAAGAGACCTGCGAAGATTAGAGCTTTTTTGTGAAATTGTTGAGCAAGGAGGCATCAATCAGGCGGTCGCAAGCACCGGGATTAGCCAACCTGTGCTCAGTAATCAGCTTATTGCCTTGGAAAAAAGCTTAGAATTAACATTATGCCAACGTGGAAGAAGGGGTTTTAAGCTGACTCATGAAGGTGAGCAAGTGTATAAATATGCGAACCAATTGAAATCGACCTTAACCGACTTCGCTTACAAGTTACGAGGCGTACAGACTGAACTCTCTGGGCACGTGCGAATTGGATGCTTGGATAACACCGTCACATTGCCCTATAACCCACTTCCCAAAGCGATCGAGACGTTTTACCAACGCAGTAACAGTGTAGAGGTGAGTGTTGATGTCGGCGATTTCACCCAGTTGAATGAGAAGTTAGCAAAGAACCAGATTGATATGATGATAGTGGTTCTAGGGTCACATCAAAAATCAGCGTTTCAACATAAATACCCACTGTTTGAAGAGCACAGTTATCTGTATGCGCGTAAGGATCTGGCTGAGAAGATCATGGACAAGGATTTCTCATTGGATGGCTGTCGCATCAACATGGGCGGCTATGCCAAAGATGAGATGTTCCGATTACTGAATATTGAGCAGTACGATTCCGTAAAGCCTTTTGATGGTTGGCATGTTGAGTCGGGTGTGATTCTAACATTGGCGGGTACACACCTGAGTTTCTTGCCTTCTCACTTAATCGACCGTGGCCATTATGACCAAGCCTTAATTCCGCTTCAGCCCGAGAAGTGGAGCCTGAAGAGTCAGTTTTATGTGGTGTTGAAGCAACCTGTAGATTCCCTTTCTCCCGCCGCGCGTGCGTTTTTTGATGAGCTACACCAACCGGAAACATCGGATTCAATATAG
- a CDS encoding fatty acid cis/trans isomerase, giving the protein MNLKKLFILAFVSVFSGCAVYAGLNFDELFGEQQVRDRQAPILSAQAQHFIDEVKPIIDNRCVVCHACYDAPCQLKMSSVEGIDRGASKALVYQGTRLTASAPTRLFEDALTTQEWRDADFHPVLNERMQNSTANLDAGLVSRMLIQKENHPLPDQTQLEGFDFSTDRDQQCPTIEEYAQYERDYPTWGMPYGMPNLDKTEYATLMSWLENGALMNDHIPLNDAEQELVNVYESFLNKSDNKSQLSARYIYEHLFLSHVYFSDLAQPTRFFTVVRSATPPGEAVQRITTRRPYDDPKVDRVYYRLIPEQGTIVDKTHMPFALNKERLQKWNSWFVDVNYTVKQLPSYNIDVSANPMTSFEALPVNSRFNFMLDNAQNTIMAYIKGPVCRGQLALNVINDRFWVFFIDPEKADVPEINAFYASQKKNLKLPSELKSNTVPVTNWVRYAKQQARYLNAKSDFTNQWFESGVNLDTGIIWDGDGINPNAALTVFRHFDSASVVQGLVGTQPKTAWILDYALLERIHYLLVAGFDVYGNFGHQLITRMFMDFLRLEGESNFLTLLPKDVRHIEHSSWYQNQSAQLSDYLQRNIAPFDQPTSVVYKTADPKRELLNMIKDKLAPVLDNRFEIVETGFGRKNEALLNQVNLIKGEGLRHVPQLVMIMIEGENGEEQLFTMIHNNAHSNISSLFNEEGNRDYANDDLTLVRGVVGSYPAAYLSLTESEIPTLVKTLQNLNTEEDYVALLDKFAVRRSSSEFWPFSDRVHRWYQQDQPIEFGLLDYNRFENR; this is encoded by the coding sequence ATGAATTTGAAAAAACTCTTCATTTTAGCTTTTGTTAGCGTCTTCTCAGGTTGTGCCGTCTACGCGGGTTTAAACTTCGACGAACTGTTTGGTGAACAACAAGTACGCGATCGCCAAGCACCTATTCTTTCGGCTCAAGCACAGCACTTCATTGACGAAGTAAAGCCCATCATTGATAACCGATGCGTGGTTTGCCACGCTTGTTATGATGCCCCTTGCCAACTCAAAATGTCTTCAGTGGAAGGTATAGACCGAGGCGCGAGCAAGGCACTCGTTTATCAAGGCACCCGCTTAACGGCATCTGCCCCAACTCGCTTGTTTGAAGATGCGTTAACCACACAAGAGTGGCGCGATGCGGATTTTCATCCTGTCCTCAATGAGCGCATGCAGAACTCAACGGCTAACCTCGATGCTGGTCTTGTTTCTCGTATGTTGATCCAGAAAGAGAATCACCCTCTACCCGATCAAACCCAGCTTGAAGGTTTCGACTTTTCGACCGATCGCGACCAACAGTGCCCAACGATTGAAGAGTACGCCCAATACGAGAGAGATTACCCAACTTGGGGGATGCCTTATGGGATGCCGAACTTAGATAAAACCGAATACGCGACTTTAATGAGTTGGTTAGAAAATGGCGCGTTAATGAACGACCACATTCCGCTGAATGATGCAGAACAAGAGCTCGTTAATGTCTACGAAAGCTTTTTAAACAAAAGCGACAATAAGAGTCAACTTTCAGCACGTTATATCTACGAGCACCTGTTTTTGTCTCACGTCTATTTTTCTGATTTAGCTCAACCAACGCGTTTTTTCACTGTTGTTCGCTCTGCAACACCACCAGGTGAAGCGGTACAGCGCATCACGACTCGCCGCCCTTATGACGATCCAAAAGTGGACCGTGTTTACTATCGTCTGATTCCAGAGCAAGGCACCATCGTCGACAAAACGCACATGCCTTTCGCACTTAATAAAGAGCGTCTACAAAAGTGGAATAGCTGGTTTGTCGACGTCAATTACACCGTAAAACAACTGCCTAGTTACAATATTGATGTTTCTGCAAACCCAATGACATCATTTGAAGCGCTGCCAGTAAACTCGCGCTTCAACTTCATGTTGGATAACGCGCAAAACACCATCATGGCCTATATCAAAGGACCTGTGTGTCGTGGTCAACTTGCCTTGAACGTAATTAACGACCGTTTTTGGGTTTTCTTCATCGACCCAGAGAAAGCCGATGTTCCGGAAATCAACGCCTTCTATGCAAGCCAAAAGAAAAACTTAAAGCTGCCTAGCGAGCTAAAAAGCAACACCGTACCTGTGACCAACTGGGTAAGATACGCGAAGCAACAAGCGCGATACCTAAACGCGAAATCAGACTTCACCAACCAATGGTTCGAAAGTGGCGTAAACCTAGACACTGGCATCATTTGGGATGGCGATGGCATCAACCCGAATGCTGCTCTCACCGTCTTTAGGCACTTCGATAGCGCCTCTGTTGTACAAGGGTTAGTTGGCACGCAACCTAAGACTGCGTGGATTCTTGATTATGCTCTTCTAGAGCGTATTCATTATCTTCTCGTTGCAGGCTTCGATGTTTACGGTAACTTTGGCCACCAACTGATTACACGCATGTTCATGGACTTCTTACGTCTTGAAGGTGAGAGTAACTTCTTAACCCTTCTTCCTAAAGACGTTCGCCACATTGAACACTCTAGCTGGTACCAGAACCAAAGCGCACAACTGAGTGACTACTTGCAGCGAAACATAGCTCCTTTTGATCAGCCGACCAGCGTGGTTTATAAAACGGCCGATCCGAAGCGTGAACTGCTTAATATGATCAAAGATAAGCTCGCACCTGTTCTCGACAATCGCTTTGAGATTGTTGAAACGGGTTTTGGTAGAAAGAATGAAGCACTGCTTAACCAAGTGAACTTGATTAAGGGAGAAGGCCTGCGTCATGTACCTCAATTAGTGATGATCATGATTGAAGGCGAAAACGGCGAAGAACAGCTGTTCACCATGATTCACAATAACGCGCACAGCAACATTTCTAGCTTGTTTAATGAAGAAGGTAACCGCGATTACGCCAATGATGACCTAACCCTCGTACGAGGCGTTGTCGGTAGCTACCCTGCGGCTTACCTGTCATTAACCGAGAGCGAGATTCCGACTCTGGTTAAAACACTGCAAAACTTAAACACAGAAGAAGACTACGTGGCGCTGTTAGACAAGTTTGCGGTACGACGCAGTTCTAGCGAATTCTGGCCATTCAGTGATCGCGTTCATCGTTGGTATCAACAAGACCAACCGATCGAGTTTGGCTTGTTGGATTACAACCGCTTCGAGAACCGTTAG
- a CDS encoding cytosine permease — protein sequence MDGTMAAEAYVNKPEATHSHKKIDDFELEPVPEKAKRSWWVISLIWLAIGIDISGLFLGSILSSGIGFEDALLATFIGSGLLAIIAMLCANIGFQAGVSTPLVSSAVFGRNGGKILGFINGISLVGWFAFQADFFAFIMVDALAKYDIIISHLTALIGGSVLMMMTAIYGVRALGKLSTYSVPLMVTLITIGLFMAADYQGGAAPSIEDPLTLGQAISFVMSIWILAAVAAPDIARYAKTRRDAILGAGIGFLVGNSAIILIALILTKMTGTDDLVEVFFTLGLGMAAIIVLVFAQWTTNSSNLTSGGLCMSMVLPKIPRPVLVVIMTIVGIGIAQLGMVNKFTDFLMLLSVTIAPAAGVYIVQYYVLDSTKMSFKNIQQVPAWMFKGLASWAFGTAFSACTAPEFFNLFSFTSISALDGILAAGVIYLSLMKLSPSSDKE from the coding sequence ATGGATGGCACTATGGCGGCAGAAGCTTACGTGAATAAACCCGAAGCAACACACAGCCACAAAAAGATAGATGACTTCGAATTGGAACCCGTACCCGAGAAGGCCAAACGATCTTGGTGGGTTATCAGCCTTATTTGGTTGGCTATCGGCATCGATATTTCGGGATTGTTTCTCGGCTCGATTCTAAGCAGCGGTATTGGTTTTGAAGACGCACTGCTTGCCACGTTTATTGGTTCAGGCTTATTGGCGATCATCGCGATGCTGTGTGCCAACATTGGCTTTCAAGCTGGTGTGTCTACCCCGCTGGTGAGCAGCGCAGTATTTGGTCGTAACGGCGGTAAGATTCTTGGTTTCATCAACGGCATCTCATTAGTTGGCTGGTTCGCATTCCAGGCTGATTTCTTCGCTTTCATCATGGTCGATGCACTGGCGAAATATGACATCATAATTTCTCACCTCACCGCTCTTATTGGCGGCAGTGTGTTAATGATGATGACGGCTATCTATGGCGTTCGTGCTTTAGGCAAACTCAGTACCTATTCTGTTCCATTGATGGTGACGCTGATTACCATCGGTTTGTTTATGGCCGCTGATTATCAAGGTGGCGCAGCGCCATCGATTGAAGATCCTTTGACGCTTGGCCAAGCCATCTCTTTTGTTATGTCTATCTGGATTTTGGCTGCGGTTGCTGCACCTGATATTGCTCGCTACGCCAAAACACGTCGTGATGCGATTCTAGGAGCGGGTATCGGATTTCTGGTCGGCAACAGTGCCATCATTCTTATCGCGTTGATCCTGACCAAAATGACCGGCACCGACGACCTAGTCGAAGTCTTCTTTACCCTAGGTTTAGGCATGGCAGCCATCATCGTACTAGTATTCGCACAATGGACCACCAACAGTAGCAACCTGACCTCTGGCGGCTTATGCATGTCGATGGTTCTACCTAAGATTCCGCGCCCTGTTCTGGTTGTGATCATGACCATCGTCGGTATTGGCATTGCTCAACTCGGCATGGTGAACAAGTTTACTGATTTCTTAATGCTACTCAGCGTAACCATCGCGCCTGCAGCGGGTGTCTACATCGTCCAATATTATGTTTTAGATTCAACAAAAATGAGCTTTAAGAACATCCAACAAGTTCCAGCTTGGATGTTTAAAGGCTTGGCTTCTTGGGCATTTGGTACTGCCTTCAGCGCTTGTACCGCACCAGAATTCTTCAACCTGTTTTCGTTCACCAGCATCTCGGCGTTAGACGGCATTCTTGCCGCTGGTGTGATTTACCTCTCCCTAATGAAGCTTTCTCCTTCAAGTGATAAGGAATAG
- a CDS encoding DUF917 domain-containing protein, with amino-acid sequence MIITEQMIDDIALGATVLGTGGGGDPYSGALMAKVAIATAKHPVRMIPLEDVQDDWMTVPSSMIGAPTVAVEKLNSKDQMLIAFEAMEKALGTKVAATFPIEVGGFNSLIPILVAAQKNIPVIDCDAMGRAFPEAQMVTFFLDGLPSAPNTLADERGNVVTLYPIDGIWSEKFARPITEQMGGSAAMCDYPMNGKNLKRSALPATLTQAMKIGEAIRLANDNNQSGTQAVLNIVGGHTIISGKIVDIQRETDGGFATGGVVIEKLAQFEDTGVDNVFVQFQNELLLAHKGTSRADMNQDNLLASTPDLISILDHETGKPITTEQLRYGQRIDLIAYPCDPKWRTNKGIEVAGPGYFGYTVEYQTIEQLKSALKR; translated from the coding sequence GTGATTATTACTGAACAAATGATTGATGATATCGCGCTTGGTGCGACGGTATTAGGAACTGGCGGCGGCGGTGACCCATACAGCGGTGCCTTGATGGCGAAAGTAGCCATTGCAACGGCAAAACACCCTGTACGCATGATTCCTTTAGAAGACGTGCAAGACGATTGGATGACTGTCCCCTCTTCAATGATTGGCGCACCAACCGTCGCAGTAGAGAAACTCAATTCGAAAGATCAAATGTTGATTGCATTCGAAGCGATGGAAAAAGCGCTCGGCACCAAAGTGGCGGCAACGTTTCCTATCGAAGTAGGCGGCTTCAACTCGTTAATTCCGATTCTCGTTGCGGCGCAAAAGAACATTCCTGTGATCGATTGTGATGCGATGGGACGTGCGTTCCCAGAAGCTCAGATGGTGACCTTCTTTCTTGATGGTCTCCCTTCTGCACCAAACACATTGGCCGATGAGCGTGGCAATGTCGTCACACTTTACCCAATTGACGGTATTTGGTCTGAAAAGTTTGCGAGACCAATTACCGAACAGATGGGCGGATCTGCAGCAATGTGCGATTACCCAATGAACGGTAAGAACCTAAAACGCAGCGCACTGCCTGCAACACTGACTCAAGCAATGAAGATTGGTGAAGCGATTAGACTGGCAAACGACAACAATCAAAGTGGCACACAGGCCGTATTAAACATTGTCGGCGGCCATACCATCATCAGTGGCAAGATTGTTGATATTCAACGTGAAACCGATGGTGGTTTTGCAACAGGCGGTGTCGTGATTGAAAAGCTGGCTCAGTTTGAAGATACCGGCGTCGATAACGTGTTTGTGCAGTTCCAAAACGAATTACTTCTCGCGCACAAAGGCACAAGTCGTGCAGACATGAACCAAGATAACCTACTGGCATCAACACCGGATCTTATTTCGATCTTGGATCATGAAACCGGCAAGCCAATCACAACCGAACAACTTCGTTACGGGCAGCGCATTGACCTTATCGCCTACCCTTGCGACCCAAAATGGCGCACTAACAAAGGCATCGAAGTCGCGGGCCCGGGTTACTTTGGCTACACAGTCGAGTATCAAACCATTGAACAACTAAAGTCTGCATTGAAGAGGTAG